In Muribaculum gordoncarteri, the genomic window CGGAGTTTCGGGGCATTTTCTTCATAGATGTAGACCCAGAAACGATGGTCGCCGTAGTATTTTCGCGCCATGGTGGTGAGGAATCGTGTCACCGTTATGGTGTCGGTTATTACTTCGGGCACAACGACGGCCGGCTCGACTACAGCTGCTGAATCGACAGTCACGGCCGGCAGGCTGTCGACATTGACGATAACGGAGTCGAGGGCCTTGTAGGGATCGATTATTGTATCTGATGCTTGCGGCTCGTATTGCATCGATGCGGCCCAAGGATAGTATTGCCAGCGATAACCTGCGTAGTATCCTGCCACAAGACCTATGGCCAAGCCGATGATTAGCGCAAACCATGGATTGAACCGCTGTTGTGGGGCGTACTCTTCCTGATAGTCGGGCGTTTCGTCGGCTTCAGGAGCATCGGCGGGTTGATCGTCGGCGGTTGAATCGTCTTGTTGCTGAGCGTCATCTACAGTCGATGGCTCTTCTTGTTCTTGAGGCTCTTCGGCAGATTCTTCAGCGGAAGCTTCGGGCGACTCTTTGTCGTCGCTTGTTTCGGCGGTAACCTGAGTGTCGTCGGGTTCGGGGATGGGTAGAGCCTCGTTGTCGTCGGCTTTAATCTCCGAAACATCTGCCGGTTCATCCTCTTTTTTGTCAGTGTCGGCTGACGGCGGTGTCGACAGCACCTCCTCGGTCACGCCGTCGTTCAGCTCTACCGGCTCGAAAAAGGCGAAGGGCTGGTTTACCGCTTCAGCAAGCTCGGGAGCGGGTTGCCAGAGTATCGGATTCTCGGGCGACATTCCTAACGTGAAGGCTCCTAGTCCCTTTATGCTGACGCTTCGTCCTTGCGAAAGCTCGGATGATATGTAGTCAAACAGCTGACGGATGAATGTTTCGGCTGTGGATTGGCTGCTTCCGGTGGCTTGTGCCAGTGCAGCGGCGAGTTGCGGGAATGTGATTGTGAGATTCATAGGTCGGAAATTTTACGGCGTAACAAGGCGCTTGACTTGAACTGTACGGTTATTTCAGGAGGCAGCAAGAGCCGCTTTCCGGTCGATAGGTCGTTTTGGATTCGTTCGTCCTCCTTGATTGGCTCGAAAGTGCCGAATCCGGGTATGGCTATGGAGTCCATTGCGCTAAGCTTTTCGCGCATTATGGCGGTTATTCCGTCGAGAAGAGCCGCGATGTCCTTTGCATCACGTCCCATGCTCTTGGAAAGTTCGTTAACAACAGCGTTATTGTCCATTCTCTAAAATTTTCTACAAATTTAAGAAATTTCCCCACATTGCAATAATCATTCATCCCTATTCCTTATTTATATAGATGAAACGAGATACGCCGCGGGATGGTTCTCGCGGCGTATCGTGATGTCAGCGTTACATTATAATCGGTCGTTACCAGATGATGACTCGTTGGTCGACCGGCATGTACATTTTGTCGCCTTCTTTGATGTTGAATGCCTTGAAGAACGGCTCGATGTTACGCAGGCTGCCGTTGACGCGCCAGCGGCCGAGCGAGTGGGGATCGGTCTTGGTGCGCAGCAGTATCTCCTCATCGCGGATGTTGCCGGCCCATACGTTGGCGTAGGAGAGGTAGAATCGTTGGTCGGGCGTGAAGCCGTCGATTACTTCGCCCTCGCTGTTGCCGAGTGAGTTGTGATAGGCGGTGTAGGCCACTCGCAATCCTCCCTGGTCGGCTATGTTCTCGCCGAGCGTGAATCGGCCGTTGGCGTGAGTGTCGCCGAGGACGATGATGCGGTTGAACTGCTCGGCAAGACCGTCGGTGAGCTCGTTGAAACGTTTGCGGTCGTTTTCGGTCCACCAGTTCGACAGGTTTCCGTCCTTGTCAAACTGACTGCCCTGGTCGTCAAATCCATGCGTCATCTCATGTCCTATCACTACGCCTATCGCGCCGTAGTTTTCGGCCGGGTCGGCGTCGGGGTTGAAGTAGGGAGCCTGAAGTATTCCGGCGGGGAAGCATATCTCATTTGTCGTCGGGTTATAATAGGCGTTGACCGTCTGAGGTGTCATGAACCATCGGTCGCGGTCGACGGGTTTGCCCCAGTCTGAGAGGTTGTAGGCCTGTTCATGCTTTATTGCTCCTTTTATGTTGTCCCAGTAGGATTTGCGTCGGTCGATGTCAAGTTTGCTGTAGTCACGCCACTTGTCGGGGTAGCCTATCTTCACGGAGAATGCGTCGAGCTTCTCCCTTGCGCGGGCCTTGGTGGTGTCGCTCATCCAAGTGAGTGCGTCGATGTGCTGTCGCAGTGCTGTCTTAAGGTTGGCAACAAGGTCGAGCATCTTGTCCTTGGATGTCGGCGGGAAATATTTTTCGACATAGAGCTGACCTACGGCCTCTCCGAGAAGAGAATTGGGGACGCTTACTGCGCGTTTCCATCGGGGTAGCGGCTCCTGAACACCCGACACGGCCTTGGATAGCAGGAAGTCGGCTGTCACGAAGTCATCGCTCAGGTAGGGGGCGGCCGAAGCTATGTAACCTGCCGTGAAGTAGTCATGCAGTTCCTGCTCGGTGGCGTTGGCCAGGATGCTGTCGACAGCGGCAAGCGATTTGGGTTGTCCTATGATTACCGAATTGATGTCGTTGATGCCCTGCTTGGCGAAGTAACGCTTCAGGTCGACATTGGGATAACGCTCGGCGAGCTCCTGCATGGTCATGGGGTTGTAGGATGCCGCAGGGTTGCGCAGCTCTTCGCGTGACATGGCCGCTTCGGCGAGTGCGGTTTCGATTTTCATCACGTTGTCGGCTACTCGTTGTTGTGCGGCTTCGTCATAGCCTACAAGACGGGTGAGCGTCATCACATATTTACGATAGGCGTCACGTAGGTCACGTGCGTTTTCGCTATCTTCAAGATAGTAGTCACGGTCGCCGAGTCCGAGTCCGCCTTGCGACCAATACATGGCATTGGCGTTGGAGTCCATCATGTCGGCTTCCACTCCGGTGGCGAAGAACGCCGATATTCCGGGCATCACGGCTATCAGGTCGATAAGGTCGGCCTTGGGTGTCTGATTTATGGCTACAACATCGCCCATTATGGGTTGCGCTCCGTCGAGGTTCAGCTTAATGCTGTCGAGCCCCAGCGCATAGAGGTCGCCTATCTTTTGTGTCATTGAGCCTTGGGGGGCATTCTTTGTGTCGAGGCCGGTTATGAGGTCACGCACCTGTGTGCGGTTGTTCTCACGGAGTTGGTCGAATGTGCCGTAACGTGAAAATTCGGGCTTGAGCGGATTGGCTTTCATCCATCCGCCGCAGGCATACTCGTAAAAGTCCTCTTGTGGCGTCACCGACGGGTCGAGATTGTTACGGTCGACGCCTTTGGGTTGTTCTGCATTCATGATTATCGTTGATGTAAAAGCGATAGAAAGAACTGCATACTTGATTTTACTCATGATTTAGTGCTT contains:
- a CDS encoding HU family DNA-binding protein is translated as MDNNAVVNELSKSMGRDAKDIAALLDGITAIMREKLSAMDSIAIPGFGTFEPIKEDERIQNDLSTGKRLLLPPEITVQFKSSALLRRKISDL
- a CDS encoding HU family DNA-binding protein, with product MNLTITFPQLAAALAQATGSSQSTAETFIRQLFDYISSELSQGRSVSIKGLGAFTLGMSPENPILWQPAPELAEAVNQPFAFFEPVELNDGVTEEVLSTPPSADTDKKEDEPADVSEIKADDNEALPIPEPDDTQVTAETSDDKESPEASAEESAEEPQEQEEPSTVDDAQQQDDSTADDQPADAPEADETPDYQEEYAPQQRFNPWFALIIGLAIGLVAGYYAGYRWQYYPWAASMQYEPQASDTIIDPYKALDSVIVNVDSLPAVTVDSAAVVEPAVVVPEVITDTITVTRFLTTMARKYYGDHRFWVYIYEENAPKLRHPDKIRPGTVVVIPPAEKYGIDVNDPESVKKASSKIGEIYSRFDK
- a CDS encoding M13 family metallopeptidase codes for the protein MSKIKYAVLSIAFTSTIIMNAEQPKGVDRNNLDPSVTPQEDFYEYACGGWMKANPLKPEFSRYGTFDQLRENNRTQVRDLITGLDTKNAPQGSMTQKIGDLYALGLDSIKLNLDGAQPIMGDVVAINQTPKADLIDLIAVMPGISAFFATGVEADMMDSNANAMYWSQGGLGLGDRDYYLEDSENARDLRDAYRKYVMTLTRLVGYDEAAQQRVADNVMKIETALAEAAMSREELRNPAASYNPMTMQELAERYPNVDLKRYFAKQGINDINSVIIGQPKSLAAVDSILANATEQELHDYFTAGYIASAAPYLSDDFVTADFLLSKAVSGVQEPLPRWKRAVSVPNSLLGEAVGQLYVEKYFPPTSKDKMLDLVANLKTALRQHIDALTWMSDTTKARAREKLDAFSVKIGYPDKWRDYSKLDIDRRKSYWDNIKGAIKHEQAYNLSDWGKPVDRDRWFMTPQTVNAYYNPTTNEICFPAGILQAPYFNPDADPAENYGAIGVVIGHEMTHGFDDQGSQFDKDGNLSNWWTENDRKRFNELTDGLAEQFNRIIVLGDTHANGRFTLGENIADQGGLRVAYTAYHNSLGNSEGEVIDGFTPDQRFYLSYANVWAGNIRDEEILLRTKTDPHSLGRWRVNGSLRNIEPFFKAFNIKEGDKMYMPVDQRVIIW